The following proteins are encoded in a genomic region of Anser cygnoides isolate HZ-2024a breed goose chromosome 13, Taihu_goose_T2T_genome, whole genome shotgun sequence:
- the TAF9B gene encoding transcription initiation factor TFIID subunit 9B isoform X2: MEPAKMASPKSAPKDAQVMAQILKDMGITEYEPRVINQMLEFAYRYVTTILEDAKVYSSHAKKPSVDAEDVRLAIQCRTDQSFTSPPPRDFLLDIARQKNQTPLPLIKPYSGPRLPPDRYCLTAPNYRLKSLQKKVSSSAGRITVPRLSVGAVSSRPSTPTLGTPSAQTVSVSTKVGTPVSLTGQRFTVQIPSSQTTVKAATPTTPTVQNVLINPSLIGPKNILITTNMVSSQNTSNETNTLKRKHEDDDDYDNL; this comes from the exons ATGGAGCCGGCCAAGATGGCGTCTCCCAAGAGCGCGCCCAAAGACGCGCAG GTGATGGCGCAGATCCTGAAGGACATGGGCATCACGGAGTACGAGCCGCGCGTCATCAACCAGATGCTGGAGTTCGCGTACC GGTACGTGACCACCATCCTGGAGGACGCCAAGGTGTACTCGAGCCACGCCAAGAAGCCGAGCGTGGACGCCGAGGACGTGCGGCTGGCCATCCAGTGCCGCACCGACCAGTCCTTCAcctcgccgccgccccgcgAT TTCCTCCTAGACATCGCCAGGCAGAAGAACCAGACGCCGCTGCCGCTGATAAAGCCGTACTCCGGGCCCAGGCTGCCGCCGGACAGATACTGCCTGACGGCGCCCAACTACAGGCTTAAGTCCCTGCAGAAGAAG GTGTCCTCCTCTGCAGGAAGAATAACAGTCCCTCGCCTGAGCGTCGGTGCAGTGAGCAGCAGGCCCAGCACCCCTACTTTAG GTACACCTTCAGCACAGACAGTATCTGTTTCAACAAAAGTCGGCACCCCAGTGTCGCTGACTGGTCAGAGGTTCACCGTGCAGATCCCGTCTTCGCAGACAACGGTCAAAGCAG cCACACCAACTACACCGACAGTTCAGAATGTCCTAATTAATCCTTCATTAATTGGACCAAAGAACATTCTTATTACTACAAACATGGTATCATCCCAGAATACATCTAATGAAACAAATACCCTGAAGAGGAagcatgaagatgatgatgactATGATAATTTGTGA
- the TAF9B gene encoding transcription initiation factor TFIID subunit 9B isoform X1 produces MAQILKDMGITEYEPRVINQMLEFAYRYVTTILEDAKVYSSHAKKPSVDAEDVRLAIQCRTDQSFTSPPPRDFLLDIARQKNQTPLPLIKPYSGPRLPPDRYCLTAPNYRLKSLQKKVSSSAGRITVPRLSVGAVSSRPSTPTLGTPSAQTVSVSTKVGTPVSLTGQRFTVQIPSSQTTVKAATPTTPTVQNVLINPSLIGPKNILITTNMVSSQNTSNETNTLKRKHEDDDDYDNL; encoded by the exons ATGGCGCAGATCCTGAAGGACATGGGCATCACGGAGTACGAGCCGCGCGTCATCAACCAGATGCTGGAGTTCGCGTACC GGTACGTGACCACCATCCTGGAGGACGCCAAGGTGTACTCGAGCCACGCCAAGAAGCCGAGCGTGGACGCCGAGGACGTGCGGCTGGCCATCCAGTGCCGCACCGACCAGTCCTTCAcctcgccgccgccccgcgAT TTCCTCCTAGACATCGCCAGGCAGAAGAACCAGACGCCGCTGCCGCTGATAAAGCCGTACTCCGGGCCCAGGCTGCCGCCGGACAGATACTGCCTGACGGCGCCCAACTACAGGCTTAAGTCCCTGCAGAAGAAG GTGTCCTCCTCTGCAGGAAGAATAACAGTCCCTCGCCTGAGCGTCGGTGCAGTGAGCAGCAGGCCCAGCACCCCTACTTTAG GTACACCTTCAGCACAGACAGTATCTGTTTCAACAAAAGTCGGCACCCCAGTGTCGCTGACTGGTCAGAGGTTCACCGTGCAGATCCCGTCTTCGCAGACAACGGTCAAAGCAG cCACACCAACTACACCGACAGTTCAGAATGTCCTAATTAATCCTTCATTAATTGGACCAAAGAACATTCTTATTACTACAAACATGGTATCATCCCAGAATACATCTAATGAAACAAATACCCTGAAGAGGAagcatgaagatgatgatgactATGATAATTTGTGA